In a genomic window of Leptospira hartskeerlii:
- a CDS encoding LIC11874 family lipoprotein, protein MRSGFSIRFFQKSLFLLCFLFFGCFEYEETLTINSNLSGTLEISYVVPTKRKSEESLIKFLPTRKEEIQSRLNKGFFSKSLVLKDYSFQKLESSEAEPGAFREKAKVTYKVDFTDISQLENVLIGNVQIKKEKANTIYIKREFPSISKSMESMQMDGEKKVLSETLRLIRGNALNFKVNFPITSVCYTNRGEQSLGRLSYRLPLADTVEKFGNKSWDYRITFVF, encoded by the coding sequence ATGCGTTCGGGTTTTTCCATCCGCTTCTTCCAAAAATCGCTATTCTTACTCTGTTTTCTTTTTTTCGGCTGCTTCGAATATGAAGAAACTTTGACAATCAATTCCAATCTAAGTGGCACTTTGGAAATTTCCTACGTGGTCCCCACCAAGCGTAAGTCGGAAGAATCTCTGATTAAATTCCTTCCTACTAGAAAAGAAGAGATCCAGAGCAGATTGAACAAAGGATTTTTTTCCAAAAGTCTCGTTCTAAAAGACTATTCCTTTCAAAAATTAGAAAGTTCCGAAGCGGAACCTGGTGCATTCCGCGAAAAAGCGAAGGTTACTTACAAAGTGGACTTCACTGATATTTCCCAATTAGAGAATGTATTAATCGGAAACGTTCAGATCAAAAAAGAGAAGGCGAATACTATCTATATCAAAAGAGAATTCCCTTCTATCAGTAAATCTATGGAATCCATGCAGATGGATGGAGAGAAAAAAGTCTTGAGTGAGACTTTGAGATTGATCCGGGGGAATGCGCTTAACTTCAAAGTGAATTTTCCGATCACTTCCGTTTGTTATACGAATCGTGGAGAGCAAAGTTTAGGAAGACTATCTTATCGATTGCCTCTCGCAGACACCGTAGAGAAGTTTGGGAACAAATCCTGGGATTACAGGATCACGTTTGTTTTCTGA